In Acidobacteriota bacterium, the sequence TGCTCACCCGCCACCTGCTGCCCAACGCCCTGACGCCCCTCATCGTTTCGTCGGCGCTGCTGGTGGGCAATCTGATCCTGGCGGAGGCCGCCCTCTCCTTCTTCGGCTTCGGCGTCCGGCCCCCGACGCCCAGCTGGGGCAATATGGTGCGCAACAGCTACGACAGCCTGGGCAGCACCTGGTGGGCCGCCCTCTTCCCCGGCATCGCCATCGCGCTGACGGTCATCGCCTTCAATCTGGTGGGGGACGGCCTGCGGGACCGCCTCGACCCCAAGCGCCGCTCCTCCAGCCCGTCGGCGCCGCTGCCGGAACCCGCCTCGGTCTCGGACCCGGATCTCGCCCGCAGACCCTGGTAGACATCCCGGCCCCTCGAGAGCGCCCCCGACTTTCATCAAGGGCTGTTAGACTGCGCCGGCTATGACCCAAGCCACCGAGAACGGGCCGCCCTCTGAGCCCTCCGCCGGCCAGCGCCGGCGCGGCCCCCTGAGCATCATCTTCTTCACCATCCTGCTGGATCTGCTGGGCTTCGGCATGATCCTGCCGCTGCTGCCCTTCTACGCCCTCACCTACGGCGCCAGCGCACTGGAAATCGGCCTCCTCTCCTCGGTCTACAGCCTCGGCCAATTCCTCTTCGCCCCCTTCTGGGGCCAGCTCTCGGACCGCTGGGGCCGCCGCCGGGTGCTCCTGGTCACCATCTTCGCCACCAGCATCGCCCACCTGCTGCTGGCCCTGGCGCCCAGCCTGTGGATGCTCTTCCTGGCCCGCGCCGCCGCCGGCATCTTCGCCGCCAACTACTCCACCGCCCAGGCCTACGTAGCGGACGTCACCACCGGCAAGGACCGCGCCAAGGGCATGGGCCTGGTGGGCGCCGCCTTCGGCCTCGGCTTCGTCCTCGGCCCGGCCATGGGCGCGATCCTGGCGGAAGTCGGCGGCCACGTGGCGGTCCCCCTGGCCGCCGCCGCCCTGTCGCTGCTCAACTTCGTCCTCGCCGTGGTTCGCCTGCCGGAGTCCTTGCCCCCGGAGGCCCGGCACACCGGCGAGGAGCGCTTCCGCCTCCGCTGGTTCGACTTCCGAGGCCTCGAGGAAGGCTCCGAAGCGGCGGACGGTGGCGGCGGCGAAGGCCGCAAGCGATCGTTGATCTGGCTGCTGGCGCTGGTCTTCCTGGTGGTCTTCGCCTTCTCCGCCATGGAATCCATGCTCGCCCTCTTCTGCGAGGAACGCTTCGGCTTCGGGGTGAAGGAGACGGGACTGCTCCTCGTCTTCATCGGCGTGCTGATGGTGATCATCCAGGGCGGCCTCATCGGCCGCCTCACCCACCGCTTCGGCGAGCGGGCGCTGATCCTCACCGGCATCGTGGTGATGATGGCCGGCCTGGCGCTGCTACCCCTGGCCTTCAATCTCGGCCTGCTGCTCCTCTTCTCCGCCCTGCTGGCCATCGGCTCCGGCCTCTACACCCCGTCCATCCCGGCCCTCATCAGCCGCCTCACCAGCGCCGGCCGCCAGGGCGCCACCCTCGGCCTCACCCGTTCCCCCAGCTCCCTGGCCCGCGCCGTAGGGCCGTTCTGGGGCGGCTGGATGTTCGAGCATCTGGGGCCGGAATGGCCGTTCTGGGGCAGCTCGGTGGTGATGGTGCTGGCTCTCGTCCTGGGCGTCTGGGTCCTCGCCGGCTGGCGTTCTGCAACTCCTGCATCGGGCGGCGCTCTCTCGACCGTCCCGGTGGACGAGTAGCTCTCCGCAGATCGAGCCTCCGAGGAGGGAACCCGTGCTGACCCGCGATTTCGATTTCGAGCTCCCCGAAGAGCTCATCGCCCAACGCGCCCTCCCCCGGGGCCAGAGCCGCCTCTTGGTCCTCGACGCCGAAGGCGAGGACCGCCACCGCCTCATCGCCGACCTGCCCCAGCTGCTCCAGCCCGGCGACCTGCTGGTGGTCAACGACACCCGCGTGATCCCCGCCCGCCTCTTCGCCCACCGCCCCACCGGCGGCAAGGTGGAGATCCTCCTCGTAGAGCCAGTCCCCCGCGAGAGCTCCTCCAGCGAGAGATCCGCCGAGGGCAGCGAGCCCGCGCCGGAAGGGGATGCCCCGTCTCTGGAGCGGGAAGTCCCGTCTCTGGAATGGGAAGTTCTCGTCAAGCCCGGCCGCAAGGCCCGCCCCGGCACCATCCTCCAGCTCCCCGACGGCCCGAGCCTCGAGATCCTCTCCAAAGGCGACGACGGCCGCCACCGCGCCCGCTTCGACCAGCCCATCGAGCCGCACCTGGAGCGCCTGGGCCATGTCCCCCTGCCGCCGTACATCAAGCGCCCCGACGAAGCCTCAGACCACGAGCGCTACCAAACCGTCTTCGCTCGCCACCCCGGCGCCATCGCCGCCCCCACCGCCGGGCTGCATTTCTCCGACGAGCTGCTCCAGCAGCTAGAAGACCGCGGCATCCGCCGCACCACCGTCACCCTCCACGTCGGCATCGGCACCTTCAAACCGGTCACCGCCGAGCTCGCCCACGAGCACGTCATGGACCGGGAGCGCTGGCGCGTCAGCGAGGAAGCCGCCGAGGCCATCCGCTCCACCCGCGCCGCCGGCGGCCGCATCGTCGCCGTCGGCACCACCGTCGTCCGCACCCTGGAAAGCGCCGCCCGCGCCAGCGGCGGCGAGATTCTCCCGGGGTCCGGCAACACCGACCTCTTCATCCGCCCCGGCTTCCCCTTCCAAGCCGTCGACCTCCTCCTCACCAACTTCCACCTCCCCCGCTCCACCCTCCTCATGCTCGTCAGCGCCCTCGCCGGGCGAGAGCGGGTGCTGGATGCGTACCGGGAGGCGGTGGAGCGGAGGTATCGGTTCTATTCCTATGGGGATGCGATGCTTGTGGGGCGGGGGGAGGGGTAGGCAACCTGCCGACCTGCGTCGCGCCACCGGCAGCATGTCCAGGTAGACCGGTCGGCTCCGCAGCGTCAGGTGGAGATCCCAAAGAGCACGCCGATGCCCGCCGTCGCGGCCATGGCCAAGGCGCCCCAGAACGTCACGCGCCCGATGGCAACGCCTACCGGAGCTCCGCCGGCCCGGGCAGAGATCCCCCCCAGCAGTGCTAGAAATCCCAAAGACGTAATCGAGACCACCACGGGTACCCGCTCCAACGGCGCTAGAAAGACGGTCAGAAGCGGAAGGGCCGCTCCGATGGCGAAGGTAGCGGCGGACGCCAGAGCTGCCTGGATGGGGCGCGCGGTGGTGGCCTCGGAGATCCCCAGCTCGTCCCGCGCGTGGGCGCCGAGAGCATCGTGCTTCATGAGCTGAGTCGCCACCTCCCGGGCCAGCTCCTCACTCAGCCCCCGCCGCTCGTAGATGGCAGCGAGCTCTTCGTGCTCGAACTCGGGGTCGGTCGCCAGCTCCTCGCGCTCCCGTGCCAGGTCGGCGTTTTCGGTGTCCGCCTGCGAGCTTACGGACACGTACTCTCCCGCCGCCATGGACATGGCACCCGCGACGAGTCCGGCCACCCCCGCGATGACCACGGCCCCATGGGTCGACTCCGCCGCAGCCACTCCGACAATCAAGCTCGCCGTGGAGACGATGCCATCGTTCGCGCCCAACACCGCGGCCCGCAGCCAGCCAATGCGATCGATCCGGTGGTTCTCCGAATGGGGGCTCATTCCCGACCTCACCTTTCTACTGGCTCCGGCACGCGCTCCTAGGAGCGCCGTACTGGGTCACAATACATGCAACAACCAGTAGATCATGATTCCGGCGCCCCCCAGGGCCAAAACGACCTGCGGCTTGGCGGATCGGCTCTTCAAGGACCACGCAGAGCAGACCCACGCGAGGATCGCGAGGGGACCCAAGAGGTTCACGCTCCAGATCGCCCAGCTCTCACAATCGAGGCCCAGGAGCCTGCCGGAGCAGCCAGCCAAGAAGGGCCTTGCGGCGAAGACGAAAAGAATCGTCGCCGCGACGATCTCCAGCCATGCGAGCCACCTCAGCATTTGGATGCCTGGCCTTTCCGCAACGAATTGACCTCCCCAGCAGCTGAACGGCAACGCCCCTCGGCGCAGGAGGCGGCCGATTCAGCGTCCCCTTCTCCCGCTCCCTAGGATGCGACTTCGAGTTGAGCGCCCATCGCTTCCGCGATGCGCTCGAAGTCGGCCCGCTCCACCGCGAAAAGCCCCCGCCGGAAGGGGTAGCCCCATCGCTGCTTGTTCTGGATGAAGCTCAATCCCTCGATCAGCGGACGGATCGGTGCCTCCGTACTCTCCAGGAACTCCACCCGCCGCCGCCACGGATGAAAGTCCGGCTTCATCTCCACCTGATAGGGCTCTTCATCCACGATCCGCCCCATCGCTGTGAACGCCTGGAGCGGCTCGCCACCTCGGAATTCCGTCCGAGGAGAGTAGAACGCGATCCAGTCGCCTCGCTCGAGCCGTTGGAGCCGCGTGGGCTTTCCGTGGTCGGCCTGGGTAAAACCGCCCTCCACGCCCGCTTGCACATGATTGCGGGAGACGGTGTTGATCCAGTAGCGCATGGAGTCTGACTTTCAGGATTGCGCGGCTGAGACTTGTCGGGACCGAGCGAGAGGAGCCTCTCAGCCTAGCCCGGCGGCATCGTCACCGCACACCGTCTCATTCGATGAATTGACGACAGACCAGCGTGGCGCCGATCCCGCCACCTTCCCTGTCGGCGACACGGTGCGCTGCGATCTGGATGATCCCTCGAATCTCGTTCCCATTTTCCATCGCACCGTCTCGAACCACGCAGACATCTGCATCGTCAGGATTGGAGGCCCACTCCGGTTGTTTCCCCTTCCTCACCTCATCACAGGCTTCCTTTCCCAGGGACCGCAACACCGACGTGATCACGACCTCTTTCGGAAAGGGGAAGAAGGCTTCGAAGCGATGGATGCTGGAAGCCCCGTTGGTAGGCGCCATATGCTCCAACCGGTACGGCTCCAGACCGAACACGCGAAAGCGACCTGGGTCGTATTCGGTCGTCGTCCTGGCCGGCAAGTATTGGGTGGCTTCCAGAGACCTGGCGGACCTACGAGTCAGAGGCCCTTGCTCCACCATCCTCTCGATGTCTTCCGCCCCACCCGCCGTGCATTCAAATCCATTGGGAGCTGGGTTTTCGGGGTCGTACTGCCACTCGTCCGACAGCAGCGGCCCACACCGGA encodes:
- a CDS encoding VIT family protein; protein product: MSPHSENHRIDRIGWLRAAVLGANDGIVSTASLIVGVAAAESTHGAVVIAGVAGLVAGAMSMAAGEYVSVSSQADTENADLAREREELATDPEFEHEELAAIYERRGLSEELAREVATQLMKHDALGAHARDELGISEATTARPIQAALASAATFAIGAALPLLTVFLAPLERVPVVVSITSLGFLALLGGISARAGGAPVGVAIGRVTFWGALAMAATAGIGVLFGIST
- a CDS encoding MFS transporter is translated as MTQATENGPPSEPSAGQRRRGPLSIIFFTILLDLLGFGMILPLLPFYALTYGASALEIGLLSSVYSLGQFLFAPFWGQLSDRWGRRRVLLVTIFATSIAHLLLALAPSLWMLFLARAAAGIFAANYSTAQAYVADVTTGKDRAKGMGLVGAAFGLGFVLGPAMGAILAEVGGHVAVPLAAAALSLLNFVLAVVRLPESLPPEARHTGEERFRLRWFDFRGLEEGSEAADGGGGEGRKRSLIWLLALVFLVVFAFSAMESMLALFCEERFGFGVKETGLLLVFIGVLMVIIQGGLIGRLTHRFGERALILTGIVVMMAGLALLPLAFNLGLLLLFSALLAIGSGLYTPSIPALISRLTSAGRQGATLGLTRSPSSLARAVGPFWGGWMFEHLGPEWPFWGSSVVMVLALVLGVWVLAGWRSATPASGGALSTVPVDE
- the queA gene encoding tRNA preQ1(34) S-adenosylmethionine ribosyltransferase-isomerase QueA; translation: MLTRDFDFELPEELIAQRALPRGQSRLLVLDAEGEDRHRLIADLPQLLQPGDLLVVNDTRVIPARLFAHRPTGGKVEILLVEPVPRESSSSERSAEGSEPAPEGDAPSLEREVPSLEWEVLVKPGRKARPGTILQLPDGPSLEILSKGDDGRHRARFDQPIEPHLERLGHVPLPPYIKRPDEASDHERYQTVFARHPGAIAAPTAGLHFSDELLQQLEDRGIRRTTVTLHVGIGTFKPVTAELAHEHVMDRERWRVSEEAAEAIRSTRAAGGRIVAVGTTVVRTLESAARASGGEILPGSGNTDLFIRPGFPFQAVDLLLTNFHLPRSTLLMLVSALAGRERVLDAYREAVERRYRFYSYGDAMLVGRGEG
- a CDS encoding EVE domain-containing protein, with translation MRYWINTVSRNHVQAGVEGGFTQADHGKPTRLQRLERGDWIAFYSPRTEFRGGEPLQAFTAMGRIVDEEPYQVEMKPDFHPWRRRVEFLESTEAPIRPLIEGLSFIQNKQRWGYPFRRGLFAVERADFERIAEAMGAQLEVAS